A window from Acinonyx jubatus isolate Ajub_Pintada_27869175 chromosome E1, VMU_Ajub_asm_v1.0, whole genome shotgun sequence encodes these proteins:
- the HASPIN gene encoding serine/threonine-protein kinase haspin — MAASLPRPANRLFRTYGAAGGGGPRRRPGRAAAQWFPPKDRKRLFSSSSSSDASSGGPSRSIASDDPDDPDFLGFPVGRRRRGPGGRVSEDRPSLIATPRRLRLRARPPQNCSTPCGPLEPPPFSNGNPCLLSPDLSACSRPGDGGELGTSASLFSSLASPGPGLPAPGDSVLGTGPAASLDAASEVPSGLHLPAASLDPASLHRLQEAATGGGRFTRLAHQAHANLRSALFSVTDSGNPEDSESGAVGRNMRESCCEMEQMGKRLERPGFSSMGKKRATDQGCCQQIGSQGAAQIDSEEADGCKGCIVPGEINRPERTGPSRKRKLQETVETSLLHYHQFKRDQKREKDSSLTQDLTHLQNTSWTKARASFSFHKKKMVTAVSEVCSSYTIASSLSESLISEYPNPPVTNRTNSAMSPWNCSSMYLLTPFKTLHVTDKKVSDAEKVYGECNQEGPIPFSNCLSTEKLECCQKIGEGVFGEVFQTIVNHTPVALKIIAIEGPDLVNGAHQKTFEEILPEIIISKELSLLSDEIHNRTEGFIGLNSVHCVQGSYPPLLLRAWDHYNSTKGSANDRPDFFEEDQLFIVLEFEFGGIDLEQMRTKLSSMATAKSILHQITASLAVAEASLHFEHRDLHWGNVLLKKTSLKELQYTLNGNTSTIPTRGLQVNIIDYTLSRLERDGIVVFCDISMDEDLFTGEGDYQFEIYRLMRKENNNCWGEYHPYNNVLWLHYLTDKILKQMTFKIKCNTPAMKQMKRKIQHFYRTMLNFRSATDLLCQHSLFK; from the coding sequence ATGGCGGCGTCGCTCCCGCGACCTGCGAATCGCCTCTTCCGAACGTATGGGGCTGCGGGCGGCGGGGGGCCGCGGCGGCGACCCGGCAGGGCAGCGGCGCAGTGGTTCCCGCCGAAAGACCGGAAGCGTTTattcagcagcagcagtagcagcgACGCCAGCAGCGGCGGCCCCTCGCGCTCTATCGCTTCCGACGATCCCGACGACCCAGACTTCCTCGGCTTTCCGGTGGGTCGACGGCGGAGGGGCCCTGGCGGTCGAGTCTCCGAGGACCGGCCGAGTCTGATCGCGACCCCAAGACGCCTGAGGCTGCGAGCTCGGCCTCCGCAGAACTGCAGCACCCCCTGCGGGCCGCTCGAACCGCCGCCCTTCTCTAACGGCAACCCGTGCCTACTGAGCCCGGACCTCAGTGCGTGCAGCCGGCCCGGGGACGGCGGCGAGCTGGGCACCAGTGCCTCCCTGTTCAGCAGTCTGGCCTCTCCTGGCCCCGGCCTCCCAGCGCCAGGAGACAGTGTCCTCGGGACCGGCCCCGCCGCCTCTTTGGATGCAGCCTCTGAAGTTCCGAGTGGCTTGCACCTCCCAGCAGCCTCCCTGGACCCAGCATCCCTCCACCGCCTCCAGGAGGCAGCAACAGGAGGAGGCAGGTTCACTAGGTTGGCCCACCAAGCCCATGCCAACCTCAGGTCAGCTCTCTTTAGTGTCACGGACTCTGGAAACCCTGAGGATTCTGAGAGTGGGGCAGTTGGGAGGAATATGAGGGAGTCTTGCTGTGAAATGGAACAGATGGGGAAGAGGCTGGAGAGGCCAGGTTTTTCAAGCATGGGTAAGAAGAGGGCCACAGACCAGGGCTGTTGTCAACAGATTGGGTCTCAAGGGGCTGCCCAGATAGACTCCGAGGAGGCAGATGGTTGCAAGGGCTGTATTGTACCTGGGGAAATCAACAGGCCTGAGAGAACTGGGCCTAGTCGAAAAAGGAAACTGCAGGAAACAGTAGAAACCTCCCTTCTCCATTACCACCAGTTTAAGAGGGaccaaaagagggaaaaagactcATCCCTCACCCAGGACCTGACTCATTTACAGAATACCTCTTGGACCAAAGCCAGGGCTTCCTTCAGTTTCCACAAGAAGAAGATGGTGACTGCTGTGTCGGAAGTATGCAGTAGCTACACCATTGCCAGTTCTCTCTCTGAGTCCCTCATCTCTGAATATCCAAACCCTCCTGTTACGAACAGAACAAACAGTGCCATGTCTCCTTGGAACTGCTCTTCCATGTATTTGCTAACCCCGTTTAAGACACTACATGTCACAGACAAAAAGGTATCAGATGCTGAAAAGGTTTACGGGGAATGCAATCAGGAGGGCCCCATCCCCTTTAGCAATTGCCTTTCCACAGAAAAATTGGAATGCTGTCAGAAGATTGGAGAAGGGGTGTTTGGTGAAGTGTTTCAAACAATTGTTAATCACACACCTGTTGCCCTAAAAATCATTGCTATTGAAGGACCAGATTTGGTGAACGGAGCCCATCAGAAAACTTTTGAGGAAATTCTGCCAGAGATCATCATCTCCAAAGAGTTGAGCCTTTTGTCTGATGAGATACACAACCGTACAGAAGGCTTTATTGGTTTGAATTCGGTGCACTGTGTTCAAGGATCTTACCCTCCCTTGctcctcagagcctgggaccaTTATAACTCAACTAAAGGGTCTGCAAATGACCGGCCTGACTTTTTTGAGGAAGACCAGCTCTTCATTGTGCTGGAATTTGAGTTTGGAGGGATTGACTTAGAGCAAATGAGAACGAAGTTGTCCTCCATGGCTACTGCAAAGAGCATTCTACACCAGATCACAGCATCTCTCGCAGTGGCCGAGGCATCCCTGCACTTTGAGCACCGAGACTTACACTGGGGGAATGTGCTCTTAAAGAAAACCAGCCTCAAAGAGCTCCAGTACACCCTCAACGGGAACACGAGCACTATCCCCACCCGTGGACTACAAGTCAATATCATTGACTACACCCTGTCACGGTTGGAACGGGATGGGATCGTGGTGTTCTGTGACATTTCCATGGATGAGGACCTATTTACAGGTGAAGGTGACTACCAGTTTGAGATCTACAGGCTAATGAGGAAGGAGAACAACAACTGCTGGGGTGAATATCACCCTTATAATAATGTGCTCTGGCTCCATTACCTCACAGATAAGATTCTGAAACAGATGACCTTCAAGATTAAATGTAACACCCCCGCCATGaagcaaatgaagagaaagatCCAGCATTTCTATAGGACAATGCTGAATTTCAGGTCTGCCACTGACCTGCTCTGCCAACACAGTCTGTTTAAGTAA